The genomic region AGCACGGCGTTGAACGCGTCGTTCTTGCGGTTGCCCAGTCCGCGCACGGTGAGCTCGGTGCCCGGGTCCTCGCTGGTGCCCTCGGGCAGGGTGATCCCGCGCGAGACCAGGAAGTCGCGGACCCCGTCGTAGCGCGGCTTGCCGTCGACGTGCGCGAAGTAGTCGGCGTCGGTGTAGACCGACAGGTCCGCGACCGCGGCGTCGGGGAGCGCCGGCGCGTCGTCGGTCAAGAAGGCGTTGAACATCTCGCTCCACGCGCGCATGTGCACCTCGGCGGTCGGTGTCACCACCCCGTCGAGGTCGAAGAGCACAGCACGCCAGGAGGTCCAGTCGACTCGATCCACACTGTCGAGGCTAGAGGCTCCCGCCCCGCCACCGGTGCTCCTGGGTGGTGAGTCCCGTCGCACTTGGGCCGGATGCCCCCGCCGGCGGGGTGCGGGCGGGGTGCCTAGTCGTCGGGCGGATGCGCGGTGACGAGCCGGGTCTCGCCGCGGTGTTTGACGAGGTGGAGACCGTGGGGTGATCGCCAGAGGTACGTCGCCGCGTCGGTCTTGTCGTAGGTCCAGGCGGTGTGGGTCTTCGCGCGGTGATGGCGTCGGCAGAGCGGGGCGAGGTTGCAGCTGCAGGTCGGGCCGCCGGTCGATCCCGTGCCGTGGGCGACGACGTGGTCGGTGTCGCAGCGCCGGGCGGTTCGCTCACACCACGGGAAGGCGCAGACCTGTTGGATGAGACGGGTCTGCTCGGCCAGCTTGTCCGGGACGGCGTAGGCGTCGGTGTGGTGATGGTCGTCCAGATCGATGACCGGCTTGATGACCACCTGGGCGTCACCGCTGCACCACTCGCGGACCTGTTCGGTCGACACGACGGATCGGGTCTCCTCGACGTGTGCGATCCCGGCCTCGTCACGGGAGATCGCAGCGTGGGAGAGGTGCACGTGGATCACGACCCGGCGAGGCTTCACCACGGATGCGGCGCCGTCGCCGGCCTCTGCTCGGAGGTCCAGCGTCAGTTGCCGTCGGGCGAGCTCACCGGCGGCCATCGAGCGGCGCACGTCCAATGACTCGGTGGAGCCAAGGGCGGAGAGTTCCTCCGCGCCCTGGCGGATCGCAGTGTCGAGGTCGAGCGCGTCGGCGAGGTCGAGGACACCCTCCACGTGCACGGTGCCGTCGTGGGTCGCCTCGCGGGTGTGCACGTCGAAGCGGCGACTATCGGCGGCCTCGCGGCGCTGCTTCTCCGCACCCTCGGGGTCGAACATGACGCGGGCCTGGTCGACGAGTCGCTCGATACCGGCCCAGCTGATCTGGCCGACGACGGCGGCGAGCTGGCGGTCCACGAACTCCGCCCCGTCGAGGGGCAGGGTGGTGGTCAGCTGAGCGAGCCGCCGGGCCTTCCACAGCGGGACCTTGCCGGCGCGGACCAGCTTCCAGGTGCGCTTGA from Nocardioides sp. dk884 harbors:
- a CDS encoding HNH endonuclease signature motif containing protein; its protein translation is MADPELPECDTPAAVLAFAQRRRAAAQRAEIDVLEAALVWAAMHPEESVAEAPTTGLVFGELAVPLAGEGAPLVAEFAPMEFGAAIGMSTDSARSLVGDALELAHRLKRTWKLVRAGKVPLWKARRLAQLTTTLPLDGAEFVDRQLAAVVGQISWAGIERLVDQARVMFDPEGAEKQRREAADSRRFDVHTREATHDGTVHVEGVLDLADALDLDTAIRQGAEELSALGSTESLDVRRSMAAGELARRQLTLDLRAEAGDGAASVVKPRRVVIHVHLSHAAISRDEAGIAHVEETRSVVSTEQVREWCSGDAQVVIKPVIDLDDHHHTDAYAVPDKLAEQTRLIQQVCAFPWCERTARRCDTDHVVAHGTGSTGGPTCSCNLAPLCRRHHRAKTHTAWTYDKTDAATYLWRSPHGLHLVKHRGETRLVTAHPPDD